In Bacillus sp. NP247, one DNA window encodes the following:
- a CDS encoding aldo/keto reductase — translation MYIPTTTLHNGVKMPMIGLGVYKAKEGDEVKEAVKTALEVGYRSIDTATVYENESGVGEAICESGIPREELFITTKVWNDDQGYEETLRAFEKSLKKLQMDYVDLYLIHWPIRGKYVDTYRALEKLYEEGKVRAIGVSNFHKHHLELLLPNCKVKPMVNQVELHPMLAQFELRDFCQGEQIQMEAWSPLMRGGEVFQHPIIQAISKKYEKSPAQVILRWDIQSGIVTIPKSVTPTRIKENFTIFDFSLTEKEMDQINTLNRNLHVGTNPDKYDTL, via the coding sequence GTGTATATTCCAACAACTACACTTCATAACGGCGTGAAAATGCCGATGATTGGTTTAGGCGTTTATAAAGCGAAAGAAGGCGACGAAGTAAAAGAAGCAGTAAAAACAGCGTTAGAAGTTGGATACCGTTCGATTGATACAGCGACTGTATATGAAAATGAAAGCGGTGTCGGAGAGGCTATTTGTGAATCAGGGATCCCGCGAGAAGAATTGTTTATTACAACGAAAGTTTGGAACGATGACCAAGGATACGAGGAGACTCTTCGGGCGTTTGAAAAAAGTTTAAAGAAATTACAAATGGACTATGTAGATTTATATTTAATCCATTGGCCGATAAGAGGGAAGTATGTTGATACATACCGTGCCCTAGAAAAGCTATATGAAGAAGGTAAAGTGCGTGCCATTGGTGTTTCTAATTTTCATAAACATCACTTAGAACTGTTATTACCAAATTGCAAAGTGAAGCCGATGGTAAACCAAGTTGAACTTCATCCAATGTTAGCGCAATTTGAATTGCGTGATTTCTGTCAAGGTGAGCAAATTCAAATGGAAGCGTGGAGTCCTTTAATGAGAGGCGGCGAAGTATTCCAGCATCCAATTATTCAGGCTATTTCTAAAAAATATGAAAAGTCACCTGCACAAGTTATATTAAGGTGGGATATTCAAAGTGGGATTGTGACTATTCCTAAATCTGTTACGCCAACTCGTATTAAAGAGAACTTTACTATTTTTGATTTCTCATTAACTGAAAAAGAGATGGATCAAATTAATACGTTAAATCGTAATTTACATGTAGGAACGAATCCTGATAAATATGATACGTTATAA
- a CDS encoding GrpB family protein — MRKIVVVPHENHWGEKFQMEAERLKLAMPEMVKIHHIGSTSVPGLAAKPIIDMIMEVESIDRVDQWNEQFKELGYIIKGENGISGRRYFIHGTEEKRSYHLHVFEKGNPEIVRHLAFRDYMMAHCEEAEAYAALKKELAEKYTYDGTLYTEGKNEFVHNVDEKAKKWIESNVNG; from the coding sequence ATGAGAAAAATTGTAGTCGTTCCGCATGAAAATCATTGGGGTGAAAAATTTCAAATGGAGGCTGAAAGATTAAAATTGGCGATGCCAGAAATGGTGAAAATTCATCATATTGGAAGTACATCAGTGCCAGGACTAGCAGCTAAACCTATTATTGATATGATCATGGAAGTAGAAAGTATCGACAGAGTAGATCAATGGAATGAGCAATTTAAAGAACTTGGTTACATCATTAAAGGAGAAAATGGTATTTCAGGCCGCCGTTATTTTATTCATGGAACGGAGGAAAAACGTTCGTATCACTTACACGTATTTGAAAAAGGAAATCCTGAGATAGTAAGGCATTTAGCATTTCGTGATTATATGATGGCTCATTGTGAAGAAGCAGAGGCGTATGCAGCTCTAAAGAAAGAACTAGCCGAAAAATATACATATGATGGTACGTTATATACGGAAGGGAAAAATGAGTTTGTACATAATGTTGATGAAAAAGCGAAGAAATGGATAGAAAGTAACGTGAATGGCTGA
- a CDS encoding YqkE family protein gives MKKKKQRQMQRHSQMNQAEKESLTLGDQLNDSLMQQLKNKKKELQVREEKKEAAEQERKRKEQKEREKNKSFEELLSESSLTWKDFK, from the coding sequence ATGAAAAAAAAGAAGCAAAGACAAATGCAAAGACACTCTCAAATGAATCAAGCAGAGAAAGAATCACTTACACTAGGTGATCAATTGAACGATTCGTTAATGCAACAATTAAAGAATAAGAAAAAAGAGTTGCAAGTGAGAGAAGAGAAAAAAGAGGCAGCAGAACAAGAAAGAAAGCGTAAAGAACAAAAAGAACGTGAAAAGAATAAATCATTTGAAGAACTGTTAAGTGAAAGTAGCCTTACTTGGAAAGACTTTAAATAA